A stretch of the Amia ocellicauda isolate fAmiCal2 chromosome 10, fAmiCal2.hap1, whole genome shotgun sequence genome encodes the following:
- the LOC136760291 gene encoding chromobox protein homolog 3 isoform X2, which translates to MGKKQNGKGKKAEEVEPEEFVVEKVIDRRVVNGKVEYYLKWKGFTDADNTWEPEENLDCPELIDAFLASQKTTVEKPDSNKRKSASESESEESKAKKKKEASDKPRGFARNLDPERIIGATDSSGELMFLMKWKESDEADLVPAKEANVKCPQVVIAFYEERLTWHSCPEDEQQ; encoded by the exons ATGGGAAAGAAGCAAAATGGAAAAGGCAAGAAGGCAGAGGAGGTTGAACCTGAAGAATTTGTTGTGGAGAAAGTGATTGATCGTCGGGTTGTGAATGGCAAAGTTGAATATTATCTGAAGTGGAAGGGCTTTACTGA TGCCGACAACACCTGGGAGCCGGAGGAGAACCTTGACTGCCCAGAATTAATCGACGCATTCCTGGCCTCACAGAAAACCACAGTCGAAAAACCAGATTCCAACAAGAGGAAGTCCGCTTCCGAAAGCGAGTCGGAAGAAAGCAAAGCCAAGAAGAAAAAGGAGGCA AGTGACAAACCGCGGGGTTTTGCTCGTAACCTTGATCCAGAGCGAATCATCGGAGCGACGGACAGCAGTGGGGAACTCATGTTCTTAATGAAGTG GAAAGAATCGGATGAAGCGGACTTAGTACCAGCCAAAGAAGCCAACGTGAAATGTCCTCAGGTCGTAATTGCTTTCTACGAAGAGAGACTGACTTGGCATTCGTGTCCAGAGGACGAACAGCAGTAA
- the LOC136760291 gene encoding chromobox protein homolog 3 isoform X1 produces MPGKPNSNPSQIAGTMGKKQNGKGKKAEEVEPEEFVVEKVIDRRVVNGKVEYYLKWKGFTDADNTWEPEENLDCPELIDAFLASQKTTVEKPDSNKRKSASESESEESKAKKKKEASDKPRGFARNLDPERIIGATDSSGELMFLMKWKESDEADLVPAKEANVKCPQVVIAFYEERLTWHSCPEDEQQ; encoded by the exons ATGCCAGGAAAACCCAACAGCAATCCGAGCCAAATAGCG GGCACAATGGGAAAGAAGCAAAATGGAAAAGGCAAGAAGGCAGAGGAGGTTGAACCTGAAGAATTTGTTGTGGAGAAAGTGATTGATCGTCGGGTTGTGAATGGCAAAGTTGAATATTATCTGAAGTGGAAGGGCTTTACTGA TGCCGACAACACCTGGGAGCCGGAGGAGAACCTTGACTGCCCAGAATTAATCGACGCATTCCTGGCCTCACAGAAAACCACAGTCGAAAAACCAGATTCCAACAAGAGGAAGTCCGCTTCCGAAAGCGAGTCGGAAGAAAGCAAAGCCAAGAAGAAAAAGGAGGCA AGTGACAAACCGCGGGGTTTTGCTCGTAACCTTGATCCAGAGCGAATCATCGGAGCGACGGACAGCAGTGGGGAACTCATGTTCTTAATGAAGTG GAAAGAATCGGATGAAGCGGACTTAGTACCAGCCAAAGAAGCCAACGTGAAATGTCCTCAGGTCGTAATTGCTTTCTACGAAGAGAGACTGACTTGGCATTCGTGTCCAGAGGACGAACAGCAGTAA
- the nfe2l3 gene encoding nuclear factor erythroid 2-related factor 3 — protein MQYVKKYFTEGLIQFTILLSLIGVRVDLDTYLTGYFPPLLEADVGPSSAYIQSPLHSPRDPWEGRALHPKCPDLERCLASRRLLREVRALATPRFRTELSAWLVHSVRDDSCAVHDPPSPGAANQDEEEDGGGGGGRAEESSAVHSPRSSQDENHPSDQEEQPRPSPASSELTKEDIELIDVLWRQDVEQGGEREGVEGRAVPKAASLAAKEEENPDTEEHQDPAQERLTRSSELDSESFSDTVSLSPLRAPSVDPQPFLGGDIERHWRDFLSLSELDMEMNPERVLDIGLDISSAISQNVSLHDAMVAGSSRNVRSNSRGAPSESRQTLSRLESTNSTHSDLLLGVINLNAEFFPLVENGTRNTTTQNSMSGFLDEAVFEQINLMGFGMEGMDTIDTQILEEPDSDSGLSLDSSSRSPNSPSSSEISSSMSYCEDEGAVGYSSDSESISWDAAAGASTSTKMCRSQYRQWPPVQLADSVYHDHTYNLSPEEVEPSSPVQHGHLKSIKKEYCEEDELSRDERRARAFDIPFSVQDIVNMPVEEFLELLSSYDLTEAQVTLIRDIRRRGKNKVAAQNCRKRKLDVITNLESDVDELQRRKEKLLKERVQQNKSIGSMKQKLNQLYRDVFSRLRDEQGRPVNPSQYSLQCNSDGTVLVVPHRLMSRQQKADKRKKDKKH, from the exons atgcaatacGTGAAGAAGTACTTCACCGAAGGGCTGATTCAGTTCACGATCCTGCTGAGTTTAATTGGGGTGCGGGTCGATTTAGACACCTACTTGACCGGCTATTTCCCACCCCTCCTAGAGGCAGATGTGGGGCCGAGCTCGGCTTACATCCAGAGCCCCCTGCACAGCCCCCGGGACCCCTGGGAGGGCCGCGCTCTGCACCCGAAGTGCCCGGATCTGGAGCGCTGCCTCGCGAGCCGGCGGCTGCTGCGCGAGGTGCGGGCTCTCGCGACGCCCCGCTTCCGCACCGAGCTGAGCGCGTGGCTGGTGCACTCGGTGCGGGATGACAGCTGCGCGGTGCACGACCCGCCGAGCCCCGGCGCTGCGAAccaggacgaggaggaggatggtggtggtggtggcggcAGGGCAGAGGAGAGCAGTGCAGTCCATTCCCCCAGGAGCAGTCAGGACGAAAACCATCCTTCAGACCAGGAGGAGCAACCCAGGCCCAGCCCTGCCAGCAGTGAACTCACCAAGGAG GATATTGAACTGATTGATGTACTGTGGAGGCAGGATGTGGagcagggaggggagagagagggagtcgaGGGCCGCGCTGTGCCGAAGGCTGCCAGCCTCGCTGCCAAAGAGGAGGAGAACCCCGATACGGAAGAACACCAGGACCCAGCTCAGGAACGGCTGACGCGGAGCTCAGAGCTGGACAGTGAG AGCTTCAGTGACACTGTTTCCCTCTCACCGTTACGAGCGCCTTCCGTGGATCCCCAGCCTTTCTTGGGAGGGGACATTGAGCGACACTGGCGGGACTTCCTGTCTCTGTCAGAATTG gaCATGGAAATGAACCCCGAGCGTGTCTTGGACATCGGGCTGGATATTTCCAGCGCCATCAGCCAAAATGTCAGCCTTCATGATGCCATGGTTGCCGGAAGCAGCCGCAATGTCAGATCCAATAGCAGAGGCGCGCCCAGTGAGAGCAGGCAGACCCTCAGCAGGTTGGAATCCACTAACTCCACTCATTCTGACCTGCTGCTGGGCGTGATCAACTTAAACGCTGAGTTTTTCCCGCTGGTGGAAAACGGCACCAGAAACACAACCACTCAGAACTCCATGTCTGGATTTCTGGACGAAGCAGTGTTTGAACAGATTAATTTGATGGGCTTCGGCATGGAAGGCATGGACACCATTGACACGCAGATTTTGGAGGAACCGGACTCCGATTCGGGACTTTCTCTCGACTCCAGCTCCCGCAGCCCCAATTCTCCGAGCTCTTCTGAGATCTCGTCTTCCATGTCCTACTGCGAAGACGAAGGAGCTGTGGGTTACAGCAGCGACTCCGAATCGATTTCCTGGGATGCCGCGGCCGGAGCATCAACCAGCACCAAGATGTGCCGCTCTCAGTACCGCCAGTGGCCGCCCGTGCAGTTGGCGGACAGTGTCTACCATGACCACACATACAATCTCTCCCCAGAGGAGGTGGAGCCCAGCTCTCCCGTCCAGCACGGGCACCTCAAGAGCATCAAGAAGGAATACTGTGAGGAGGACGAGCTCAGTCGGGATGAACGGAGAGCGAGGGCGTTCGACATCCCATTCTCAGTCCAGGATATCGTCAACATGCCCGTGGAAGAGTTCCTGGAGCTGCTGTCCAGCTACGATCTGACCGAGGCTCAGGTGACGTTGATCCGGGACATCAGGCGCCGGGGGAAGAACAAGGTGGCGGCGCAGAACTGCCGCAAACGCAAGCTGGATGTCATTACCAACCTGGAAAGCGACGTGGACGAGCTGCAGCGGCGGAAGGAGAAGCTGCTGAAGGAACGAGTCCAGCAGAACAAATCGATTGGCTCCATGAAGCAGAAGCTGAACCAGCTGTACCGCGACGTGTTCAGCCGATTGAGAGACGAACAAGGAAGGCCTGTCAACCCCAGCCAGTACTCTCTCCAGTGCAACAGTGACGGCACTGTGCTTGTGGTGCCTCACAGACTAATGTCTCGACAGCAGAAAGCCGATAAAAGGAAAAAGGACAAGAAGCACTGA